Proteins co-encoded in one Sulfurimonas sp. HSL1-2 genomic window:
- a CDS encoding ferritin family protein translates to MKQYQTYRCSVCGNEVEVQHVGGGTLTCCGQAMACTTDNLTAVNLMKAFAGESMARNKYDLFADIARDEGWHAIERHFREAALNEMWHARAEYKAYHKMMEGQEVEATMKNLETGMEGEHYEHTEMYPNFAAIAEEEGHKALARLFNAIAKVEVEHEREYAALKQVMIDDGFFASADEEIWVCEVCGHIHRGKKPPKACPLCGVPQEYFKREHLY, encoded by the coding sequence ATGAAACAGTATCAGACCTACAGATGCAGCGTCTGCGGGAACGAAGTGGAAGTACAGCACGTCGGCGGCGGAACGCTGACCTGCTGCGGCCAGGCGATGGCGTGCACGACCGACAACCTCACGGCGGTCAACCTGATGAAAGCGTTCGCCGGCGAATCGATGGCGCGCAACAAATACGACCTCTTTGCCGACATCGCCCGCGATGAGGGGTGGCACGCGATCGAACGCCACTTCCGCGAAGCGGCGCTGAACGAGATGTGGCATGCCCGGGCCGAATACAAGGCCTATCACAAGATGATGGAGGGCCAGGAGGTCGAAGCGACGATGAAGAACCTCGAAACGGGGATGGAGGGGGAACACTACGAACACACGGAGATGTACCCGAACTTCGCCGCGATCGCCGAGGAGGAGGGACACAAGGCCCTTGCCCGGCTCTTCAACGCCATCGCCAAGGTCGAGGTGGAGCATGAGCGCGAATACGCCGCGCTGAAACAGGTGATGATCGACGACGGCTTTTTTGCGAGCGCGGACGAGGAGATCTGGGTCTGCGAGGTGTGCGGCCACATCCACCGCGGCAAGAAGCCGCCCAAGGCCTGTCCGCTCTGCGGGGTACCGCAGGAGTATTTCAAACGTGAACATCTGTACTGA